The region GACGTCTGGTTCGACTCGGGCACGAGTTTCGCCGCTGTTCTCGAAGGTCGTCCCGAGTGCCGATTCCCGGCCGACCTTTACCTCGAAGGCACAGATCAGCACCGGGGATGGTTCCACAGTTCGCTCCTGGCCTCGGTAGGCAACCGGGGAACGGCCCCCTACCGGGCTGTCCTGACCCACGGTTTCGTCGTCGACGGCCAGGGCCGCAAAATGTCCAAGTCTGTAGGCAACGTCGTCGCTCCCCAGGAGATCATCAAGAAGTATGGGGCTGAAATCCTCCGCCTCTGGGTGGCTTCGGAAAACTACCAGGAGGATGTCCGAATCTCCGACGAGATCATGGGCCGACTGGTGGACGCCTATCGCCGCATCCGCAACACTTTCCGCTTCATTCTCGGCAACATCTCGGACTTCGACCCCGAGGGCTCGGCCCTGACCGGCACGCACCTGCTTCCCCTGGACCGCTTCGCCCTGGACCTGGTCCAGTCCCGACACCGGACCATCCAGAAGGCCTATGAACGCTTCGAGTTCCACCGGGTTTTCCACACCCTCCACAATCTTTGCGTCACCGATCTCTCGGCATTCTACCTGGACATCATCAAGGACCGGCTCTACGTCTCGGCCCCGGACAGTCTGGAGCGGAACTCAGCCCGCACCGCGCTCTGGCATATTGCCTTGACCCTCCTCCAAGACATCGCACCCATCCTGAGTTTCACCGCCGAGGAGTTATTCTCCCACATGCCCGAAACCTTGCGTGGCCCGGGTCAGACCGTCTTCACCCTTCGCCACGACCTCCGGGAAATCTTCGTGACCCCGGAGGAACGCAATCAATGGGAAATCCTCCTTCAGGTCAGGACCGAGGTGTCCAAGGCCATTGAGCCCCTGCGGCAGTCCAAGGCCCTGGGGCATTCGTTGGACAGCCACGTCCGGCTCTTCGCCGACGAAGATCTTTTTAAAATTCTGGGGCCTCTGGCCTCTGACCTTGCTACCCTATTCATTGTTTCCAGGGCTGATCTGCTTCCAGCTGACCAGGCCCCGGCCGATGCCCAGGCCTCGACCGAACTGGAGGGACTCAAAATCATCGTCCAACGAGCCTCGGGTGACAAATGCCAGCGCTGCTGGATGTACAATGAAGAAATCGGAACCGACGCGGAGCACTCCGACGTCTGCCCCAGATGCGCCGCGGTGCTCCGGGATTTGGGATCGGGTGCCTAGATGTTTTTTTCCAACCGCTACACCTTGGTTTCGGCCATTGGAGCCGTCGTCCTCTTTCTGGACCAGATCACCAAGTTCTGGGTCGAGGCGACAATTCCCCGCTGGGGAACCGGAATGACCGTTATCCCGGGGTTCTTCGACATCGTCCATGTCCTGAACCGGGGCGCGGCCTTCGGCTTCCTGAATCGATCAGACATCCAGTGGCAGACCTATTTCTTCATCGGAGCCTCGGCCCTGGCCGTTGTCCTCATCTTTCACCTAGTCCGAACCGTGAACCGCGAAGACAAGCCGCTATTCATCGGCCTTGGCCTCATCCTCGGCGGAGCCATGGGCAATCTCATCGACCGCATTCGCCTGGGCGAGGTCGTCGATTTTCTGGACTTCTACATCGGACCCCACCACTGGCCGGCCTTCAACATCGCCGACATGGCCATCACCACCGGTTGCTTCTTCCTTCTTGTCTCCTTCTACATTCGGAAACGCGATGCATCCAATTCTCGTTGAAATCGGACCGGTAACCATCTATAGTTACGGTTTTTTTATTGCCATGGCCTTTTTGGCCGGCATGGGCTGGACCATGCGCGAGGCCCGTTTTCGCGGCATGAATCCGGCCCTGGTTTCGGATCTCGGTTTTTACATCATTCT is a window of Deltaproteobacteria bacterium DNA encoding:
- the lspA gene encoding signal peptidase II; its protein translation is MFFSNRYTLVSAIGAVVLFLDQITKFWVEATIPRWGTGMTVIPGFFDIVHVLNRGAAFGFLNRSDIQWQTYFFIGASALAVVLIFHLVRTVNREDKPLFIGLGLILGGAMGNLIDRIRLGEVVDFLDFYIGPHHWPAFNIADMAITTGCFFLLVSFYIRKRDASNSR
- the ileS gene encoding isoleucine--tRNA ligase (IleRS; catalyzes the formation of isoleucyl-tRNA(Ile) from isoleucine and tRNA(Ile); since isoleucine and other amino acids such as valine are similar, there are additional editing function in this enzyme; one is involved in hydrolysis of activated valine-AMP and the other is involved in deacylation of mischarged Val-tRNA(Ile); there are two active sites, one for aminoacylation and one for editing; class-I aminoacyl-tRNA synthetase family type 1 subfamily; some organisms carry two different copies of this enzyme); the protein is DVWFDSGTSFAAVLEGRPECRFPADLYLEGTDQHRGWFHSSLLASVGNRGTAPYRAVLTHGFVVDGQGRKMSKSVGNVVAPQEIIKKYGAEILRLWVASENYQEDVRISDEIMGRLVDAYRRIRNTFRFILGNISDFDPEGSALTGTHLLPLDRFALDLVQSRHRTIQKAYERFEFHRVFHTLHNLCVTDLSAFYLDIIKDRLYVSAPDSLERNSARTALWHIALTLLQDIAPILSFTAEELFSHMPETLRGPGQTVFTLRHDLREIFVTPEERNQWEILLQVRTEVSKAIEPLRQSKALGHSLDSHVRLFADEDLFKILGPLASDLATLFIVSRADLLPADQAPADAQASTELEGLKIIVQRASGDKCQRCWMYNEEIGTDAEHSDVCPRCAAVLRDLGSGA